A stretch of the Bordetella genomosp. 8 genome encodes the following:
- the serC gene encoding 3-phosphoserine/phosphohydroxythreonine transaminase — translation MMARPWNFSAGPSALPEPVLRQAAEEMLDWHGSGMSVMEMSHRGKHFVQICDEAEQDLRDLMAIPDEYAVLFMQGGATAENAIVPMNLINHRGTGAADYVLTGQWSVKSQKEACKYGDVAVAATSGVETVLDGKQQQPWTWVPPVDSWKVRKNAAYVHFCSNETIGGVEFTDWPTPAQLGADDVPLVVDASSHFLSRPLDISGTGMVYAGAQKNAGPAGVTVVMVRRDLIGHALPICPAAFDYANVAPEHSRFNTPPTFAIYIAGLVFKWIKAQGGVPALERANIAKAELLYGYLDSTAFYRNPVHAPVRSRMNVPFILSDESLNDAFLKGADEAGLTQLKGHKSVGGMRASIYNAVPMEAVQALVSYLKDFEQRHG, via the coding sequence ATGATGGCGCGTCCCTGGAATTTCTCGGCGGGGCCTTCGGCCCTGCCTGAGCCCGTGCTGCGGCAGGCGGCCGAAGAAATGCTCGACTGGCACGGCAGCGGCATGTCGGTCATGGAAATGAGCCATCGCGGCAAGCACTTCGTGCAGATCTGCGACGAAGCCGAGCAGGACCTGCGCGACCTGATGGCCATTCCGGACGAGTACGCGGTGCTTTTCATGCAGGGTGGCGCGACGGCGGAAAACGCCATCGTGCCGATGAACCTGATCAACCATCGCGGTACCGGCGCGGCCGACTACGTGCTGACCGGCCAGTGGTCGGTCAAGTCGCAAAAGGAAGCGTGCAAGTACGGCGACGTGGCCGTCGCGGCCACCAGCGGCGTCGAGACCGTCCTGGACGGCAAGCAGCAGCAGCCCTGGACCTGGGTGCCGCCCGTGGACAGCTGGAAAGTCCGCAAGAACGCCGCCTACGTGCATTTCTGCAGCAACGAAACCATAGGCGGCGTCGAGTTCACCGATTGGCCCACCCCCGCCCAGTTGGGCGCGGATGACGTGCCCCTGGTGGTCGACGCATCCTCGCACTTCCTGTCACGTCCGCTGGATATCTCGGGTACGGGCATGGTGTACGCCGGGGCGCAGAAGAACGCCGGCCCGGCGGGCGTGACCGTGGTGATGGTGCGGCGCGACCTGATCGGTCATGCACTGCCCATCTGCCCGGCCGCGTTCGACTACGCCAATGTCGCGCCGGAACACTCGCGTTTCAATACGCCGCCGACCTTCGCCATCTATATCGCCGGCCTGGTGTTCAAGTGGATCAAGGCGCAGGGCGGCGTGCCGGCCCTGGAACGCGCCAATATTGCCAAGGCCGAACTGCTGTACGGCTATCTGGACAGCACTGCCTTCTATCGCAATCCGGTGCATGCTCCCGTGCGTTCGCGCATGAACGTGCCTTTCATCCTGAGCGACGAATCGCTCAACGACGCCTTCCTGAAAGGTGCCGACGAAGCCGGGCTGACCCAATTGAAAGGGCACAAGAGCGTCGGCGGCATGCGCGCGTCCATCTACAATGCGGTGCCGATGGAAGCCGTGCAGGCGCTAGTGTCGTACTTGAAGGATTTCGAGCAGCGCCATGGCTGA